From the Gossypium hirsutum isolate 1008001.06 chromosome A02, Gossypium_hirsutum_v2.1, whole genome shotgun sequence genome, the window ATTTTCCTTGAAGCATTTGTGTATGACACTCATGTTATGGGGATATGACCCTCTAAACACATATTTGTATTGAACATATACCCGTATTAGACACTCACATCAAAGTCCAAAACACCATAGCTTAAAAGAATAACTCTCACCATTGAATTATTGACAACTCCTACCCAGTATTTTGGATATTACATTTGTTAACTTCAAACGTTAGCTATAACCTAGATAGCCCTATCTGCCACTAGAATGGAACAGTCTAGATATTATAAGCTTTTGAAAATCCTATGATGATATCATGATATACTTGGCTAATCCTAATTCAAAATGAATACAAAGTCGGATATTTTAAAGGAAAACATTTTGCTACTTCAGgataaaagaaatttgaaatctgAATCCAATTTGTTTATTGGCTTGAGGTTAATGCCATCCTAGCTACCTCTTCACTAACAATTCCATATGCATTGCCGATTGAAATTGGGAAGAGTGTTGTTTTTATGCTGTCCTTTGATCTTTTACATCTGCTAGAACTCCCAGTGACTACTAAGAATTATTACAAACCAATTCTAGTGAAGTGAAAGATGCCACCAACCAAAAATAACAAAGGAAATTTTATAGAGAGTTATTtgatttctaattttaaaatataaataataagcaAACCTTCCATGTTTATCTTCTCATCTCCATTGATTTTGGCCTCAAAGGGGGTTTCATCAAGGGTGGCTGTTTTTGCTGGCTCCACATTAATGACATGTGGGTATCTGTCACTTCTTGGAAGATGTTTGATCTGATATGGACagaaatccaagttggcattaGGTTCACAGCAGGTTATACCAATTAAAAGCTTCCACGAATATGCTTGATGGTTACCTTAGGAAGTTCATTTCGTCGCCGTAAGGAAGAGGTACTCCACCCAACAATATCTAAGAACAGCGTCAAGTTCTTAAACAGGCAGAATAGTTTCGATGAGAATAGGTCATGTCCTAGAGCCTAAAACATCtagttcaattattaaatcatccGTGAAGAATTGGTAATGCAGAGAAAACATAAATGCAGAATCAACTGATATAATAAAAGGATACGGTCGAAACTTGCATTTGCATACGCAACACGACGCCTGAAGGACCCCAGAGCAGAACTGCATTTAAAGAAAAATACAGATATGAGCCTGTAATTTACCATCCGCTCTCTCACGCTTTAAAATAACAAAGGAATCTTGCAAAAACTCACATAAATTTAAGATCTTCACAATCGTTGACCATCCGAAGAAGAAGTGGTGGTTTTCCATCCTTTCCATCGGTCAAAAACAAATGTTTTCCAGTTCTACCAAGCAACCACGATATTCGAGCAGCAAACTTTTCAAGTGCACGGGAGCCACGGAACAATGGAACCTGAATAATGCAAAGCCATGACAAGAATACTATTACCAATCTGTATGTAAAAAGTGTTAACCCATACTCAATGGTCAAAGACTTCATTGTTCAACGTTATCACTCAATTGCATTCTATTGCATACCTGCAGAGAAGATGAATCAGTAGTCTCAATCAGAACTTAATTGAAGACTAAACTTCAAAAGTGCATTTCATACTCGAATAGTGAGGGAAAGAAATCTATCCAATAATTCTTGGAGCATGAATGAACTACCTGTTTATGCCACAGAGACCCAAGGTGTGGACTTGCAAATGTAATGAAATTCATGGGCTCTAGTCCAGCAATTTTGCCTTTTAATTGCCCTTCAGGGCATAAATCTTTATCTCCCAAATGGTCAGTTCCACAATCTCCATTTGTTTGAGAAGTTTCTTGAGTTAGGTCTTGTTCATAAAGCCGCGCAATGGCATACCTTGCTACAAGGCCACCTAATGAATGACCAACGAAAGAAATCTTCTGAACACTTGGGTGACAGCTTATGACAAGTTTAACCTGAAAAAGGTaaacttaaattaatataaatgatttctgtcaaatatatatatatattataaatggtaaaaatggaaGTACAGAGTATCAAACTACAGAACAATAACATATCAACGGTAAACGGCAGTTAGCAAAATTGGAAAATAATCTGAGTTGCAATCATGAATAATGAACCTTATTGAAGACAAATAAAATTGATAGCACACATACCTCCTCTGCTAATCTGTCGCCCATTACATCGACACCATCAAATGTCAACGTTGAAGAATTGCGCTCACTGCCTGCATTGCGCATTAAGTCATTAACCATTCAGTACTTATTTCACCATGAAATTCATCAACAATATCATTAACTCATTATCACGAATATTCATTTAGTGAATGGGTCTTGCGTTCTCTTCACCAATTAATTAGGATGGTAACAATCCagcaaaatattaaataagaaaaaaacacAATTTGATGAATAACAATCAAAATTTGAATCCTGGATCAGTCATTGGTGAGACTTATCTACTTATAACTTCGGATAGATCTAAAGTCTAACCCAGGTTAAATTAATTCAACAGCATTGGAGTATAAGACTCCAAATTACTTAGCAGACTACTTATGAAATTCTATTAGAGATTAATTATGAAACAGTTCAAAAAAATAACTTTGTAAGAAGAGAAGGGTGAGATGAGTAAATCATTAACTTGAAACTAATTAGCATTTAGCATAATCACAGTTAATACATACAAAAAAAATGGAGTACCGAAGTACTCACAATGAACAATAACATTCTCAGGATACGTCTTTAAAAGCTGCTTCGCTGCAAATCTCCAATTCTGAGCACTGCAAAGATACCAATCCAAAAATCAATCAAGCAGTTCGGAacacataaataatattaataaaaaaacgaTTAAAACCGAGATTAACCTGCCAATGATGCCATTAACCATGATAACTAGATGAGTAGGATTGTTACGCTCTCCCGGAAACTGGACTTCCATATCGACACCTCCGTTCTCGTGGGATTTCGTTCTCAAGCATCCAAATCTCGGCAAACTCAATGatcttctattcttttttttcttcatcttcttctttttctcctgCTGATTCAGTATCTTATTACTAGTATTATTGTCTTCCCTAACCTTGATCTCTTCAGCAACATCAACTTCCTTCTCCGGTACTCCTCTACAATCTCCCTCCATATCCGCCATTTTGAAGCTTAAAAACAGAGCTAAGGTAATAAGAAACAATCTTAAAGTGTTGTATTAAGCTAGATTTTTGTGTTGGATTTTGATAATGAGAAAATGGAGGGAGTCAAAATAAGCTAGCCAGGATTTAAAGAAGTGAAGAGGGGGACAATGAAGATGGTGAGGGCGGGCGGTTTTTGTAGTTACGGGTTTGTTAGCTAAATGGGGCGACCCGCTGGTCCCCTCTCTTTAATTTTAAGAGATTGCCCTTGATTTTATGGTTTTATTACGGGATAAATTTGTTTCCATCGGCTGATGGGTTGAGGATAAAATCGTCATCCTGTAAGTATATTTGTTTTTGTGCTTCAATCTTGATTTTTTCTTCTAGAAGGAGACAGAAATGACACGTTTAATCTTCGGAAACTTTTGTCTTCAAATTTTAAAGCCTCGTTTTTTCAACTCGGACGGCTATTTCTTAAttaccaatttttttaatttttctaattcttaaatcatctattttaatttttactcccGGATAAGTGAAAGAGGGGAGTGAGTTTATTTAGAATTGAATCCAATTTTTATACCTACAACATAATGATTTTGTAACTGAATTAAAGATTGTTAACGAGAATCAATTAATATTGAATTATGTATCTGAAGCAATACAAATAATCGATTGACTTATTAATTGATATGAgtcaattaaatttgattaaattagtggttgaattaaagtttataattttttaaaattttataaatttttaataatttatttaattaaaactaaacgTACTAATTGGATCAACAATTTATGGCCTAGCCTTTGATAACTACCTATTTGTATTTATAATCTCTTTTCAACCCTTTACTCAAATTCATATATTCGTCATTGTTACAATAGCAACAGTATCAATTGGGATAAAGTTCAattgtattatattattattttaatgtattacacttgtatttaaaatatcatatattttttttatagggTGATAAAGTGTAGGATTTATTAAAAAAGTCTAAGCTTGTTTGAACTAGATCATGCTGATCGGTTAGATTAAGAATCAATTGAGATATTAATTTGGTGAGAGATTTTCAATCGTTAACTTAAAAATCAGTACgaactaaacaaaaaaaatgattgaattgaatttttaatattttattttataattttattaataatttattttatagaaCTTATCGCAACAATTAAATCATGAACCAATAACGTGATTAATTTGAGTACCaatccaaatttgaaaattttgcaaaaaatcaaaattaataacttaaatacAAATCATTTACCTGGATAAACTATTAGAGTAATAATTCGTATTAAAAAATAACGTATTTTTATAATTAGTATAATGCTATGTTTTAACTAACTTATTATACATATATCTTTGTCGCATAAGAATATTAAATACCAAAAGCATGGAAGCACCAACTTCGAAGTTAGGCATACATATGAATATGGTATTATATGCTATGTTCCAACTTTAAATTAGGTTGGAAATGATATAATaccaaataatattatttttcgagCCAagcaattaatatatattttgtgcAAGTCTGTACTAATGGAACATACATTCATATGTAAAAAGACTAAGCAACTCTAActatattaagaaaataaataaattaatgttgAAAAATCAAATGTGTATGGTCCTAAGTCTATGCCTCTTAATGTCAAGCTATCTAGAAGTCCTCCAACCTTTTTTGGTCAATGGCAAGAAGGAGAGACTCTTCAAATGTTATCAACATTCCAACATAGATAACCTTTCTAGAAACCATTTAACATCTGTCTTTCACCAATCATCCATTAATTCTCGCTTCTTGTCATCAACTACATGGGTTGTTTCCAAAAGAAATGGGTAAATGTTTAATTTcctcacttttttttattttggttttaacttttttttaaaaaaaattattttgattttaacatttaaaatttagttaaattattttttatgagatagAAAAATTGACTCGActgttaaaattttactgttattGGCATAATAGGCAATGCAACTTTCTTTGTGTACTTTACTAGTAAgagaaaagattgtatgaaacGGTGGCGCCACGTCATCTGTATCCCTTTctaatagttttatgccacatcagtacttttatcctgaattttagtattttaatttggatttgatttttttcaggataaaatcctgaaattcaggataagagtactgatgtggcataaaactattggaaagggatacagatgacgtggcgtcactgtttcatacaatcctttccattaatttttttaaacaaaatttgtgAATCTTTTtcgttgaatttttttttatgaaatatacaTGGATTTCCACATAAATAGTCATACCAGTATTGTTAAaatttcaatggtctaattacttttcccatttaaaaataaataatttaactaaattttaaaaataaattgccaaaataataaaaataaataaattgggatcaaaataaaaaaaattaaaacctaaatttatcattatataaaaaaaattcactcaatcatatagaaaaagaaataaatataagaaaatagcatctaaattccttttttttaaagaaaaaaattcaatatcATACTTCCATATACTTGCATATATTGAAGGGCCAAGCAACATATTTTGGCACTCAACTTTAAACACTAAGGTTATATATGTTTTACGGTAAACTACatgattaatcattttaaataaagtcgtttttattttaattactttaattttttattaatttagttatttaaaaaataaattaatcaaattgatCACTCTATCGTTAAATGATAATGAAAGGCTTACGATGTGTTTGTACGAAAAAATTTTtgagtgatcaaaatagaaataacTTAATTTGAAGTGATTGGTTGGTCGTTTACTCTAATTTTAGAATGACTAACCGgtaatttactttattttttaagtaaaatattttattatatattaaataaaaattataaaaccataaaattacAAGGAGGAGGACAAAAAAAATACATGAATTATCTAAAATCGTGAAAGAAATCAAATGTTCGAGAATTGAAAAATCTGTAGCAAATGTCTCAACAATATATTAAAGTTATATTAACCAATTTCCataccaatttttttattaaaacaaagcttattaaaagaaattgttgtgggtaaaaaaaaaacaaagcattTTTACacttaaaattattcattcacaaACAACAAATATTCGGTGAAATAAACTTTTAGGAGAAAAATTTAGATTCGAATCCtcctaaatataatataattgagAGGATTAGttacgaaatttaaaaaaagttttcttCATAAATAGTaaaacaaacataaacataattttGAGCCTCGTTTATTAAAAAGTCTgatttatgatttagtctctaaagtatatatatttttctactttgatatttaaactttttttttctcaatttggtacctaaagtgTGCCtccaatatatattttagtttattttttgatAGATGTTAAAAGAAAATTATAGCCAATCACAAAGCGCCACATGGCgcctttatataaaaaataaatattttcttttattaaaagtatatacacattaaaaaatataaaaaaatagaaatgaatatataaaatctaaaaaaacatataaattataaaaataaaatttacaaaaaagaatacgataattgaaaagaaatttgttgaaataaataatatgattatgaaaattgtaaaaattttaaaaaactaaaaaaggttttaaaatatttttttatgaaattctaaaaaggtttttaaatttaaagttctttttttctattatttgaaatttaaatacatttttttttaatttttataacatttttccactttttatatattattttgaatttccaaattttataattatatatttcataattttattaaaaaatttaaaacttttttttaaaaaaattatattttatatatgattttttacatttttaatcaatatattATATACAATACTAAAAAAAGGACATGTGGCATGTTCTAATAGCGCCTTGTGGCTTATCAGTGCTAGTCAACATTAAGTCAAAgtcaaaagtattttttatatttaaatatttaatattataattttttaatttaaatttaatatttttattttaaataaacctaATTATCACATGGCATCTTTTCATTAGCCAAAACATGCCATGTGatacatttttatttatcaaagTTGCCTAACAGTTATTTTTAACATTCGCTACAAAATggaccaaaaacagaaaaaattGATACTTTAAATACCAAATTGGATAAATATCAAAGTGGGAAAATGAGTATGCTTCAAGGGCTTAATAGAGAATTAAGCCTTTATTAAACAACTTGAACACCAACattcatttaagtttatttaaagcttatttaaaaatcatttattatttgaatgttatataattaataataatattattaatgtgcttattttattatttataatataattattaatatttatattttttattttttattttttaaaaatatttatatatatatgtgtgtttactTATTGTTTGCTTGTTTATAATTATAGGCATTATTTATGATCTTGTTCAATTATATATTTCTGAACATATTTATTAACATGTTTGTTTAATGTTTAGaaaaaatttttgtttaataCTAATGAATAAGTTCATTTAACCTCAAAGAATGAACataaacacaaataaattaataatagaatataaaCACGAATTTGAAAACTTTAACAAACATATAAACTCTATATaagcaaaattaaaattaaacaaatgaaCATGAAACACAACCTGTTAATTCAATCGTGGCTTACCACTAAAAATGAAGTGTGATCCAAAAAACTCTTTGATAAGGAGAATTCAACAAATTCTAGCATTTGAAGAAAAGTGGTCCTTGAATTATGCTCCTAGAGATACTAATCAGATAGATGATGCTTTGGCGAAAATGGCTCTATCAAGTACTGAACTTTGAACATTATTGAAGACCCCCCGTTGGAGATTAAAGAGATTCTGAAGAATGATAATTCTTTTGTTAACTTGTTTATGACTTACTCTTTgcaattttctttgtttatttaatcagaaaaaaaaatgaagtgtGGTTGTATTGTTTCTTTCATGCTTTCACAAATCCATTTTTTGTTCGTTTGTTATCTTTTAggaaaataaaaactttttattataaaaaatttaaaaagaatacataatatcattttgaaaaaaataataataacaaaaagaaactaacaaaaacaaaatcaaaattgagaacatgaatgtttaaaatttacttaacgacccaattttcagTGGTACTAGAAAATGTGGTTTCGAAACCCCATTTCTGCAAATCAAGcccataaatataaaataggaatatttacggagttaatGTGAGAATATAATAAAGAATGATCAAGTAATTTAGCcaataaattagttaattaaagctcAGGGATCTTGTAAAAGTTCAATTgctatagagttttaattaagaaaagacTTGAGGACCTAGATAACAATTAACCATAGGGCCAAAATAGTTATCAAACCATTTTTAATAGAtagttagtggatgatgatgacATTTTCCATTAAGCGTAATTAATGGTAGGATTATGTTAATTAACAATGATTAAGTTAATTAAGTCTTAatcaatgtatatatattaaagatactGGAAATGataatatcatcattttcttttttcatttaattcatgtagtccaaagaagaaagaaaaacaaagaagaaaagctTTCAAACTCCTTTAGCATTCGACCATTAAATTAGGTGAGAAAATCAaaccattttcttgtaatttttatagatttatgatcatgagagcttgatttaattagcccatgtatcaatttgttcaattatTGAATATTTAGTAAGTTATCATTGTTGACAAATTGATGAATttggcttgaaattgatagatattgagcttaaattatgaaaaggactaaattgtaaaattagttAAGCTTGTTTGTTAGCTTTgtaacattagggaccaaattgaataaatgcaaaacctatcatgaaattatGATAGAAATAAAAAGCATAGGGTCACTAATGAAAGAATGTGCAATCGTATTTTAGTCCGAAGCTAGGAATCGAAAGCTATGCTTATcccgagtttagggactaaattgaataaaattcaaaatatttgtatattCAAAAAGGGAATTAGTTTGAATTGTGCATTTCATGGAATTGTTGTTGTGAGCCATTGAATGGCTattatgtgttaatatatgatattgattggtatatataattgtataaaattgaaatttgataagAGTGGAGCTAATAAAGGAAAAGCTAAGATTGTGAAATGATCCCTGAGAAATTTACTCGTTTTGTGTTTTGAAAGGTAAGTTCATACATAATTTATTACCCTTCCTTGTTTAATAGGCTTGCTTGTGTTCATTTTCATTATATCTATGCTTGAACATAAGTGAAGATTTTGATGGAAATCGGCATACATGGCCAACAAATGTGATTGAATTAAAATGAATTGAGATAAGTGATTGATGTTATATCTGTTGGAAACTccggtttgaaaatggttttctttcacagtagaaaattaaaattttgaaaatcgacctgatttgtgatatttatagcaataaaccttaaccgaatTTGTACCTGTGTTTTCGGATAAGCAAATCCTTGATGTTTTCTGATTTTCAACCAGATGATCTTCTCCGTTATTCTCATACTATGAACtgtttcgagtgtgggctcaaaccaattgaaccaaaacacagaactagaaaaaagttttcttttaggggtgaaaacgaaaattctctcttctttaatagaaaccggtaaaaaattgttattctgaaaattatgtttataagttgagaaaaattaTCTCTATTTTTcggaaaaataaaaatctttcTCTGTTGTGTAAATAGCACAactggtgtcatctatttataggaagagaatgtAGAACCCTGTAGAGTTGTagatgtttattttaaatagaaaaacatcctacttagaatagGAGAGGGGTGAATAAATCACCCTTGTATTTATATTAGGGTTGCCGCTCCTTTTATGTTATATGAAGGGTTTTGGGCCTTTCTCACATCAGGTCCAATTATGAGTACTTCTTGAGCTTTTTTTGACCCAGTACTCTATAATATGATCTAAGccgattcaatttttctatttcccaaaataaaattgaatacctacatattaaataaatttctcaacccaatattacctcagtaaaattttgacaattttacctcattaaaatttcgagaaaatttttcactatgattgaatgatttattttcattttttggcttcaaaacagtccaaaaatataaacttattcttctatcattttttaagtaatcctatataggattccaagtttccattttcattttcattttcattttcatttccatttccatttttggaaacctacattcattttcacatgattccatttctccattttggagaaaacctgaatcattcatgaatgtttcccatttctctttttctattcattccgttcatttatattcaaacacgcaattcatttatggtttcaacgaacTCGCAAAGGGGTCGATTAGACATATATAGTTGAGGCTAAAATGAGTTATAATTAAGTTCCGGCTTTTCGCCTAttgtttataaattcatttagtcaCAAATTCTTCCACTATAGTATCTTGACTGGGCTCTCCTCaatggcataccattacgaaagcaactactcaatACTCATCCAATGGCCTTGTCATAAGTGTTTTACCCTCATAgaatatccttgatctctttggaaTAATATCCATtccccaatatgatcatattttatctcatggtaaccattacattttccttcatgaaaagtcaatcactatcaaatcgtgatcaagtcatccatcacaaagatggatgacccatgaccatgtttacttttcatcaaacATGTAATGGTAATAAGAGGAGATCATTTActcatgttttgggctatgaattccattgttgtgaaTAAATaaagaagtcgtacacccaacgcaccagctttcggttccttatctatttgaactcaagcttttacttacatcaaagtgtacgagtcacgcatatatagtccgccatccacttaggatttaagCATGCAACACCATGAatttcataagtgaataaatccataaacggattggagatctattctacttgggttctAACCAATATATTGTTAGTCTAGTTTGTCACATCTATGTttttatcttctgggagtcatccactctgaTGCTCATTTTCatttagactaaagacatgtttaggtttgtctactaatacaagttatctTTTCGTACTATGATCCGACCatgtaatatcgcttagtattagttaaacatttagacaaccaatgaacAACATtcgcttccattttgctttgcgtgcaaaaaccatttgaggaaaagtatacaaagtatattaatgtaattaatgaatttattttattaaccaatctatttgaaaaaattacaattgtatattgacgaaaatacaacacttag encodes:
- the LOC107951131 gene encoding putative lipase YDL109C codes for the protein MADMEGDCRGVPEKEVDVAEEIKVREDNNTSNKILNQQEKKKKMKKKKNRRSLSLPRFGCLRTKSHENGGVDMEVQFPGERNNPTHLVIMVNGIIGSAQNWRFAAKQLLKTYPENVIVHCSERNSSTLTFDGVDVMGDRLAEEVKLVISCHPSVQKISFVGHSLGGLVARYAIARLYEQDLTQETSQTNGDCGTDHLGDKDLCPEGQLKGKIAGLEPMNFITFASPHLGSLWHKQVPLFRGSRALEKFAARISWLLGRTGKHLFLTDGKDGKPPLLLRMVNDCEDLKFISALGSFRRRVAYANASFDHIVGWSTSSLRRRNELPKIKHLPRSDRYPHVINVEPAKTATLDETPFEAKINGDEKINMEEEMIRGLTKLSWERVDVYFKGSRQRILAHSTIQVKSYWVNSDGADVVQHMIDNFLL